From the Oceanibaculum indicum P24 genome, the window CGTCGCGCGGCATGGTGGAGGCGGTCACCTTCTCCTTCATGCCGTCCAGCCAGGCCGCCCTGTTCGGCGGCCCGGTGAAGCCGGAGATGATGCTGGCCAACCCGATCTCCGCCGATCTGGACGCCATGCGCCCGTCGATCCTGGGCAATCTGCTGGCCGCCGCCCAGCGCAACGCCAACCAGGGCTATCCCGACCTGGCGCTGTTCGAGGTCGGCCCGCAATATGCCGACGCCACGCCCAAGGGCCAGTCGGCGATGGCGACCGGCATCCGTGCCGGCATGACGGCCCCGCGTGACTGGACCGGCCAGCAGCGCCCGGTGGATGCCTTCGACGCCAAGGCCGACCTGTTGGCCCTGCTGGAGGCGCTGGGCGCGCCCGCCAGCAATGCCCAGGTCTCGACCGATGCGCCGGACTGGTATCATCCAGGCCGCTCGGGCTGCCTGCGCCTTGGCCCCAACGTGCTGGGCTGCTTCGGCGAGGTGCATCCGCGCCTGCTGCAGGCCTATGACCTGAAGGGGCCGGTTGCCGGTTTCGAGCTGTTTCTCGACCGGGTGCCGATGCCGAAGGCGAAGAAGGGCTCGACCAAGCCCTTCCTGACGCTCTCGCCCTTCCAGCCGGTGGAGCGCGACTTCGCCTTCGTGGTGGATGCCGATGTCGCCGCCGAGCAGATCGTGCGGGCCGCGAAAGGTGCTGACAAGGTTCTGGTGTCCGAGGTTGGCGTGTTCGACGTCTATGTCGGACCGGGCGTTGGCAAGGGCCGCAAGTCGGTTGCCATCAACGTCACCCTGCAGCCGACCGAACGTACGCTGACCGAGGAGGATATCGAGGCGGTCAGCGCCAAGATCGTCGCCCAGGTGGAAAAAGCCACCGGCGGCAGTCTGCGGCGGTAAGGTTCTCTCCGGCCGTCACCCCACATCTGTGACGGGGTGACGGTGGACGAGAGAGGGCAACCACATATTTTCCTAGCCGCCGGGCGCGCCTTTGGGCAAACAGGTCGGTGACAGGAATTCTGGATCAGGAAAGCGTTTCGATAGACATGTCGATCCCGCAGAAGAACATTCGCAACTTCGCCATCGTCGCGCATATCGACCACGGCAAGTCCACGCTGGCCGACCGGCTGATCGAGCGTTGCGCCAAGCTGCAATCGCGCGAGATGAAGGAGCAGCTGCTCGACTCGATGGATATCGAGCGTGAGCGCGGCATCACCATCAAGGCGCAGACCGTCCGCCTGCCCTATATCGCGAAGGACGGGCAGGAATACCTGCTGAACCTGATCGACACGCCCGGCCATGTCGATTTCACCTATGAGGTCAGCCGCTCGCTGGCGGCCTGCGAGGGCTCGCTGCTGCTGGTCGATGCCAGCCAGGGTGTGGAGGCGCAGACGCTGGCCAATGTCTATCTGGCGCTGGATTCCAACCATGAGATCGTGCCGGTCCTGAACAAGGTGGACCTGCCCGCCGCCGATGTGGACCGGGTGAAGCAGCAGATCGAGGATGTGATCGGGCTCGACGCCTCCGACGCCATTCCGATCTCCGCCAAGACCGGTGTCGGCATCGACGATGTGCTGGAAGCCATCGTCCAGCGCCTGCCCGCCCCGCCGGAGGCCGACCCGGAAGCCCCGCTGCGCGCCCTGTTGCTGGACAGCTGGTACGACGCCTATCTCGGCGTCATCATTCTGGTCCGCGTCGTCGAGGGCACGCTGAAGAAGGGCATGAAGATCCGCATGATGGCGACGGGTGCCGCGCATCCGGTGGACCGCGTCGGCATCTTCGGGCCGAAGATGGTGGAATTCGGCAGCCTTGGCCCGGGCGAACTGGGCTATATCACGGCGGGCATCAAGACCGTGGCCGACTGCCGCATCGGCGACACGCTGACCGAGGAGCGCCGGCCCGCGACCAAGATGCTGCCCGGCTTCAAGCCGTCCATCCCGGTGGTGTTTTGCGGCCTGTTCCCGGTCGATGCTGCCGATTACGAGCATCTGCGCGACAGCCTGGCCAAGCTGGCGCTGAACGATTCCAGCTTCCATTACGAGGCGGAAAGCTCCGCCGCGCTGGGCTTCGGCTTCCGCTGCGGCTTCCTGGGGCTGCTGCATCTGGAGATCATCCAGGAGCGGCTGGAGCGCGAATTCGACCTCGACCTCATCACCACCGCGCCCAGCGTGGTGTACAAGATCCACATGACCGACGGCTCGACCATCGAGCTGCACAATCCGGCCGACTTCCCCGATGTGGTGAAGATCGACCGGATCGAGGAGCCGTGGATCAAGGCCACCATCTTCGTGCCGGACGATTATCTGGGTCCGATCCTGACCTTGTGCACCGAGCGGCGCGGCGAGCAGATCGAGCTGACCTATGTCGGCAACCGCGCCATGGTGGTCTATCGCCTGCCGCTGAACGAGGTGGTGTTCGACTTCTACGACCGGCTGAAATCCATCAGCCGCGGCTATGCCAGCTTCGACTACCAGATGGAAGGCTATGTCGAGGGCGACCTGGTGAAAGTCTCCATCCTGGTGAATGCCGAGCCGGTGGACGCGCTGTCCATGCTGGTGCACCGCAGCCAGGCGGAGTTCCGCGGCCGCATGATCTGCGAGCGGCTGAAGGATCTGATCCCGCGCCAGCTGTTCAAGATCGCCATCCAGGCCGCCATCGGCGGGCGCGTTATCGCGCGCGAGACGGTCTCCGCCATGCGCAAGGACGTGACCGCGAAATGCTATGGCGGCGACGTCAGCCGCAAGCGCAAGCTGCTGGACAAGCAGAAGGAAGGCAAGAAGCGGATGCGGCAGTTCGGCTCCGTCGAAATCCCGCAATCGGCCTTCATCGCCGCGCTGAAGATGGGCGATAACTGACGGCTTCTCCCTATTCTCCTCCGAAAACTCCGGCCGTCACCCCCGCACTTGTTGCGGGGGTCCAGGCCTCGGCTCACTGGATCCTATGCCGAGTAAGCTGAAGCCTGGATTCCCGGGACAAGCCCGGGAATGACGGCCAGAGGAAGCCGCTCCCTCAGATCACGGCGAACTTCACGACGAACAGCGCGGCCAGGATATAGACCATCACGCTGGCCTCGCCGGCCCTGCCCGACAGCAGCTTGATCGCCGCGTAGGTTATGAAGCCGAAGGCGATGCCATGGGCGATGGAGAAGGTCAGCGGCATGGCGAGTGCGGCCACCACACCCGGCACATATTCCGTCACATCCTCCCAGTCCAGTTCCGCCAGCCCGCGCGTCATCAGGCAGGCGACGAACAGCAGCGCCGGCGCAGTCGCATAGGCCGGCACGGTGCCGGCCAGCGGCGACAGGAACAGGCTGGCCAGGAACAGCACCGCCACGGTCACGGCGGTGAGGCCGGTGCGCCCGCCCGCCTTGATGCCCGCCGCGCTCTCGATGTAGGAGGTGGTGGTGGAGGTGCCGAGCGTCGAGCCCGCCACCGTCGCCACGCTATCGGCCATCAGCGCCTGCTTCAGGCGCGGCAGGCGGCCCTCGGCGTCCAGCAGGCCGGCGCGGTGCGCCACGCCCACCAGCGTGCCGGCGGTATCGAACAGATCGACGAAGAAGAAGGCGAAGACCACCGCCAGCAACCCCACCTGCAGGGCACCCGCGATATCCAGCTGCAGGAAGGTCGGGCTGGGATCGGGCGGCAGGCTGGCAATGCCCTTGAACTCGGTGACGCCCAGCAGCACGCCGGCCATCGTGGTGGCCAGGATGGCGATGATGATGGCCCCCGGCACGCGCTTGGCGTCCAGCGCCACCATCAGGATGAAGCCGGCCGCCGCCAGCAGCACCGGCGGCGAGGACAGCGCGCCGAGCGTCACCAGTGTTGCCGGGTGATCGACCACCACGCCGGCATTCTTCAGCGCGATGATGCCGAGGAACAGGCCGATACCCGCCGAGATCGCCATCTTCAGGCTGCGCGGGATGGCGTTGATCACCCATTCACGCACCGGCAGGATGGTCAGGATGATGAACAGCACACCGGACAGGAAGACGGCGCCCAGCGCCACCTGCCATGTGTGCCCCATGCCCAGCACCACGCCATAGGTGAAATAGGCGTTCAGCCCCATGCCCGGCGCCAGCGCGATGGGATAGTTGGCGTACAGCCCCATGATCGCCGTGCCGATGGCGGCGGCGAGGCAGGTGGCGACGAAGACCGCGCCGAAATCCATCCCCGCATCCGACAGGATCGCCGGATTGACGAAGATGATGTAGGCCATGGTCAGGAAGGTGGTGATCCCCGCCAGAATCTCCGTGCGCACGGTCGTGCCATGCGCGCTGAGCCTGAAATACCGCTCCAGCATTCCGTATGTTCCCCCGCAAGAAAGCCCAAAAACGCCCCGGGCGCCCCGCCCCTCGGCAGAAACCCCTCGCCCGCTTATACACGGGACTGTCACACGGCTCCACCCGGCGTATTGTTGATATCAACAGTTAGGTGTTGACCTAAGTTTATTCCCGGTCTATGACGACTGCACCGACAAAAGCGGAGGCTGCATGGCGACACCCGGAGCCGGCACAGGGAGCACCGGCGGAAAGATGGCGGAGGCGGCCATCGTAGATGGCATCTTCCGTGCCCTGTCCGACCCGACACGCCGGCATGTGCTGGAACGGCTGAGTGCCCGACCGGCCTCCGTCAGTGAGCTGGCTGCCCCCTATGACATGGCCCTGCCTTCCTTCCTGCAGCACATGAAGGTGCTGGAGAAGAGCGGACTGGTGCGCTCGCGGAAGGCCGGACGGGTGCGGACCTACAGCATTGAGCCGGAACGGCTGAAGCTGGCGGAGGACTGGCTGGAACGGCAACGCAGCATGTGGGAACGCAGGCTCGACCGGCTGGGTAGTTACCTAATGAAAATGAAGGAGGAGAATTCCGAATGACATCGCCCATCTTGAAGATCGACCCGAAGCTGGACCTGGTGCTGGAACGCGAGATCGACGTGCCGGTGGAACTCGTCTGGAAAGCCTGGACGATGCCGGAGCATCTGAAGGAATGGTTCGTGCCGAAGCCCTGGAGCATCGTCGCCTGCGAGATTGACCTCCGCCCCGGTGGAACCTTCAGCACGACCATGCGCTCGCCCGAGGGCGAGGAATTCCCCAATGCCGGTTGTTTCCTGGAGGTGACGCCGCTGGAACGGCTGATCTTCACCGATACGCTGCTGCCCGGCTACCGCCCCGCACCGAAGCCCTTCTTCACTGGCGCCCTGGAACTGTCGCGCATCGGCAGCGGCACGCGCTACAAGGCCATCGCCATCCATGGCGACGAGGAAACCCGCAAGAACCACGAGGAGATGGGGTTCCACGATGGCTGGGGCACCGTGGCCACCCAGATGGTGGAGTATATCAAGGCTGGCCGCGTCGGCTGAGATGCCCGCCTTCCCTCACCCCCGCACTTGGTGCGGGGGTGACGCCTCCGCCAGCAATTCGTTGGTAGGCAGCACGCGCACCGGCGGATCGGCGATCAGTTCGCTCCACAGCCAGTTATGATGGCGGATGACCGCAGGGGCGGGCAGATGCGGCCGGTCGCTGAGCGTATGGGCGTCCGAGGGCACGACAGCCGCAAATCCGTGCGAGACGGTGGAGCGCACCGTCGAATCGACGCAGAAATCGGTGGCCCAGCCGCAGACCAGTACGCGCGACGGGGTCAGCTCCCGCAGCAGCGCCGCAAGGCCGGTGCCGGCATAGGCGTCATTCAGGGTCTTGCCGATTTCGGCATCCTCCGGCGCGCGCAGCAGTTCCGGCAGGAATTCCCAGCCCGGCGAACCCGGCTCGAACCCGTCGCCCGGCTGGCCGCAATGGCGTATCCACACCGCCCGGCCGCCGCTGCCGCGCACCATCGCCGTCAGCGCATTGATGCGCGCCACCACGCCGGCCAGATCGTGCTTCGGTGCGCCCGCCAGCATCCCGGCCTGCATATCGACAATGAGGATGGCGTAAACTAGCATTGGTCGTTAGGTATTAGAGTTAAAAACCTTCTTTTGAGCAGCAATATACACATCACAACCGACATCTCTTAAGAGAGCCATACAGTCTTGTACGTAAGTAGCCTCAAAGGAGATTTTTTCACCAACCACAAACTCGTCATCTATACGATTTTTATACTTAAAATCTACCAAACCCCTTCTGTGAACAATTAAATTTCTTTGCTGAAAAATACGCCTCAACCTAACATCATTTATTTTCTTAGTTAAAGCTTTATCTTCAAAAACAGAATGAATCGCAGATTGCATTTTTTCAATACTATCCAAAGAAACTATACTAGACAAAAAATTACCCATTGATTTTGATAAATCAAAAGAATAATCTCTTAGTCCTTCTAATAAATTTCTTGAGCTTATTATCTCTTTATAAGGTTTTATATTCGATATATTATTTAATAAACTAGGGTCTCTATTTAAAGACTCCCTCAACACATCATTTATGAATATTTCAAAAGACCCCCAAGACATTACCAAAACCTGCCTTAATAATTCGTCAAATGTAATGTCTATTTCATCTGAGTTATTATAATTGTGGAGTCTATATATTATATTTCTTTTATGATTTACCAAAACATCATGATCTCTCAACTCTTCTTTCATTGAATTATTTGCATTCTCTAGCGCTATTTCTTCTGAATTCTCATCCTGAACAATTTTTCTCCCCTCCGGCCTTAAAGTCCGTATCCTCTCAGCAGAGAGAATTTGGCTAAATCTAATATCTAAAACAGCTTTCGTTGCCAGTTGATATGGAATAGTTCCCACCATAAATGCAGAAAAAAGGTTTTGCCGAAAAGAGCTTAAAATAAATGTTATATCTGACTCTTCACTTAGAGAAGCGTCTATTTTATCAAAAAATGAATCCACTCCATCTAGAATGAATTTCCTTTTTACGTCCAAATATACGCTTTCAAATTCAACACTCATAATCTCTCACATATTTCTTAGATTACACCTTCGACGTTTCCTAACACCTACTTAACTCATTATATAAGGTAAACTTGTTATAGAAATTAAAAAAGCTTATAGATAAAGGGGGCTTTCGCCCCCTTCCCTCACCTTTTCTCGTACTGCTTCTTGCCGAACATGTTCTCGCGCTGCTCGTCGGTGATCGGGCCGGTGCGGCGGTGTTCCGCCAGCACGGCGAGGCCCTTCTGTACCGCCGGGCGGGTTTCCAGGCTCTCGCGCCAGCGCTTCACCTCCGGATACTGCTCGATATCCACGCCCTGCCGGTCGGGATAGCGCAGCCAGGGCATGATCGCCATGTCAGCGATGGAATAGTCGCCGGCGACATAGTCGCGGCCCTGAAGGCGCTTGTTCAGCACGCCGTAGAGCCGGTTCGCCTCATTGGCGTAGCGGTTCATGGCGTATTCGATCTTCTCCGGCGCGTATTGCAGGAAATGGTGCGCCTGGCCCAGCATCGGCCCGATGCCGCCCATCTGCCACATCAGCCATTGCAGCACGTCATAGCGCGCCTCCCCGCCCTTGGGCAGGAACTTGCCGTGCTTGTCGGCGAGGTAGATCAGGATGGCGCCGCTCTCCATCACCGTGTAGGGCTTGCCGTCCGGCCCCTCGGAATCGACGATGGTCGGCATCTTGTTGTTCGGGTTCAGCTTGAGATATTCCGGGTCGAACTGCGCGCCCTTGCCGATATCGACCGGAATGACGTTATAGGGCAGGCCCAGTTCCTCCAGCAGGATGGAAACCTTGAAGCCGTTCGGCGTGGGCCAGGTATAGAGATCGATCATGTCGCGGTCCTTTCCTTGGACGGGCGTATTGCTATTCTCCGACAAGGTAGAGGCAGCGGGCGTCGGCTCCAAGAGGCCATCCCGTCACCTGTGCCATGAATGACAGGAAAGAATGACAGCGCCATGACCGACTTTGCCCTGCACCCGCAGCTCGCCGCCGACACGCTGGAGGTCGGGCGCTATCCGCTCTGCCGGGTGCTGCTGATGATGGATGCGACATATCCCTGGCTGGTGCTGGTGCCGCAGCGCCGGGATATCCGCGAAATCCATGAGCTGCCGCCGGAGGACCGGGCGGTGCTGATGGAGGAGATCGTGCGCACCACGCAAGGGCTGCAGGCGCGCTACAACCCGACCAAGCTGAATGTCGCGGCGCTGGGCAACATGGTGCCGCAGCTGCATGTGCATGTGATTGCCCGCTTCGCCACCGACCCGGCCTGGCCGGGGCCGGTCTGGGGCAAGGTGCCGCCCCGCCCCTACGCCGCCGGCGAGGCGGAAAAGCTGATCGTCAGCCTGCGGCCCTTGCTGGGGCTTTAGGAAGCTGTAGGCCACTGGTGTTGTGGGATTCTGTTTTGTCATTGCCGGGCTTGACCCGGCAATCCAGGGGCCACGTTCTGTTTCGCTACAGGCAAGGCACCGCCCCTGGATGCCCGGATCAAGTCCGGGCATGACAAGTTACTTTGATGGTCATCCCATACTCCATCCGTCACCCCCGCACTTGTTGCCCAAGGGCGCTTAGGGGGTCCAGGGTTCAGCCTACTGGATCATTGCCGGAGCGAGCCGATCCCTGGATTCCCGGCACAAGGCCGGGAATGACGGTCATTGATAGTTCGACTTCCAGAATCAACCCCAGCACCCCATAGGGTTTTTTGCGGGCATGACGCTCGAGAGACCTACACCACCTGGAAGCCGTGGGCGTAGGGGTCACGGTCATCCACGAAGATGGTGTTGATGCCGGTGATGCGCGCCCAGCCGGCAACCGAGGGCAGGATGGCGTCGCGGCCGGCAAGGCTCGTCGCGGATTCGACGCGCCCCTCGAACAGGCTGCCGATGATGCTCTCATGCACGAAATCGTCACCAGGGCGCAGCTTCCCCTTCGCCGCCAGATGCGCCATGCGGGCCGAGGTGCCGGTACCGCAGGGCGACCTGTCGATCGCCTTGTCGCCATAGAACACGGCGTTGCGGCCATGCGCCTTGGGATCGCGCGGCGCGCCGGTCCACATGACATGGGACACGCCATTGATGGTCGGGTTCTCCGGATGCACGGGCTGCAGCTTTTCCTGCATCAGCCGGCGCACGATGGGCGAGTAGTGCAGGATCTCCCCCGCCGACAGGCTCTCCAGCCCGGCATAGTTCTTCTGTGGCTCGACAATAGCGTAGTAATTGCCGCCATAGGACACATCGACCGTCAGCTCGCCCAGACCCGGCACATCAATGACGATATCCGTCGCCTCCAGGAAGGAGGCCACGTTGAACAGCCGCACCTTGTCCACGAAGCGGCCATCCATCTCATACTCGACATCGACCTTGCCGGCCGGCACGTCCAGCGACAGCTTGCCCTCGACGCGCGGCGTCACCAGCCCCTGCTCCAGCGCCACCGTCACCGTGCCGATGGTGCCGTGCCCGCACATCGGCAGGCAGCCGGAGGTCTCGATGAACAGCCAGCCAATATCGCAATCCTCGCGCAGCGGCTTGTAGAGGATGGAACCCGACATCATGTCGTGGCCGCGCGGCTCGAACATCAGGGCGTGGCGCACCCAGTCATACCGCGTCAGGAAATCCTGGCGGTAGTCGCTCATCGACGCGCCCTTGAGGGTCGGCCCGCCGCCCACGACAACCCGGACCGGGTTGCCGCAGGTATGGGCATCGACGCAGAAGAAGCTGTGGCTGGCCATGGCGTCCCCGGCGTCAGGCGACGGAGGGCAGCTTGTCGAGGTCGGGCCGGTTCCGCACCGCCTCCTCGATGATCTTCGTCACGCGGGCGCGCTCCTCCCCCTCCAGCACCAGGCGGGGGCTGCGCACCATCTCGCTGCCGCGGCCGACGATCTGCTCGGCCAGCTTGATGTACTGCACCAGCTTCGGGAAGGTATCGAGATGCAGGCTCGGCATCAGCCAGCGATAGATCGGCAGCGCCTCCTCATAGCGGCCGGCCAGCGCCAGCTCCATCATCCGCACGCTTTCCTTCGGGAAGGCGTTGGTGAGGCCGGAGACCCAGCCGACGGCGCCCAGCAGCACGCTTTCGATCACCAGATCGTCCACCCCGGCGAACAGCACGAAACGGTCGCCCAGAATGTTGTGCACGTCGTTCAGCCGGCGCACATCCTCCGAGGAATCCTTCAAGGCCACGATGGTCTTCTCGCCGGCCAGCTGGGCCAGGCTCTCGGTCTTCAGGTCAACCCGGTACACCATCGGATTGTTGTAGATCATGATCGGCAGGCCGCTGGCCCGCGCTACGGTACGGAAATGCTGCACGGTCTCGCGCGCATCGGAATTATAGACCATGCCGGGCAGCACCATCAGACCGTCGATGCCGACCTTTTCCGCCGCCTTGGCATAGTCAGCAGCCTGCGCCGTGGTGAATTCGGCAACGCCGGAGAGGATAGGCACCTTGCCGCCCGCCACCTCCTTGGCGGCGCGCAGGATGGTCAGCTTCTCCTCGGGCCGCAGCGAGCAGTTCTCGCCGACCGTGCCCAGCATAATGAAGCCGTTCACGCCATCGTCGATCAGCCGCTGCATGTTCCGCTGCGTCGATTCGACATTCAGGCTCTCATCGGCGTTGAACTGCGTCGTGACCGCCGGAAACACACCCCGCCAGTTGACCTTCATGGCTTCCTCCCGCTGCTTAAACTGACTCTTGTGTAAAGACGCTAGCGCAGCAGGAACCCTTCTCGCAAGGGATCATCCGGTTCCGCGTCGAATTGTGCCCGCCCTGTGTAGTAGGCCCGCCCGCCGACACGCGCGATGATGGCCCGGTGGCGGCCGGCCATGGTCTCCCCCGCCACCTCGCCGGTGAAATCCTGTCCGGTGACACTACGGAACAGCCTTTGCTGGCCAGGACGGATCAGCCCGCGTGCGTGCTGCAGGGCCAGCCGCGCGGTGACGCCGGAGCCGGTCGGGCTGCGGTCCACCTGCCGCCCGGCGAAGATACAGACATTGCGCGTGGGTGCCTCCTCCCAGGCGTCGCGCCCGTCGGTCAGGATTGTGCCATAGAGGAAAGCCAGATCGGGCGAGTCAGGATGGTCGAGCCTGATCTGTTCAGCGGTGGCAAGGGCAATCGCCTCGCCCGCATCGGTCAG encodes:
- a CDS encoding ArsR/SmtB family transcription factor — its product is MATPGAGTGSTGGKMAEAAIVDGIFRALSDPTRRHVLERLSARPASVSELAAPYDMALPSFLQHMKVLEKSGLVRSRKAGRVRTYSIEPERLKLAEDWLERQRSMWERRLDRLGSYLMKMKEENSE
- a CDS encoding dihydrodipicolinate synthase family protein; amino-acid sequence: MKVNWRGVFPAVTTQFNADESLNVESTQRNMQRLIDDGVNGFIMLGTVGENCSLRPEEKLTILRAAKEVAGGKVPILSGVAEFTTAQAADYAKAAEKVGIDGLMVLPGMVYNSDARETVQHFRTVARASGLPIMIYNNPMVYRVDLKTESLAQLAGEKTIVALKDSSEDVRRLNDVHNILGDRFVLFAGVDDLVIESVLLGAVGWVSGLTNAFPKESVRMMELALAGRYEEALPIYRWLMPSLHLDTFPKLVQYIKLAEQIVGRGSEMVRSPRLVLEGEERARVTKIIEEAVRNRPDLDKLPSVA
- a CDS encoding HIT domain-containing protein, with translation MTDFALHPQLAADTLEVGRYPLCRVLLMMDATYPWLVLVPQRRDIREIHELPPEDRAVLMEEIVRTTQGLQARYNPTKLNVAALGNMVPQLHVHVIARFATDPAWPGPVWGKVPPRPYAAGEAEKLIVSLRPLLGL
- the lepA gene encoding translation elongation factor 4 yields the protein MSIPQKNIRNFAIVAHIDHGKSTLADRLIERCAKLQSREMKEQLLDSMDIERERGITIKAQTVRLPYIAKDGQEYLLNLIDTPGHVDFTYEVSRSLAACEGSLLLVDASQGVEAQTLANVYLALDSNHEIVPVLNKVDLPAADVDRVKQQIEDVIGLDASDAIPISAKTGVGIDDVLEAIVQRLPAPPEADPEAPLRALLLDSWYDAYLGVIILVRVVEGTLKKGMKIRMMATGAAHPVDRVGIFGPKMVEFGSLGPGELGYITAGIKTVADCRIGDTLTEERRPATKMLPGFKPSIPVVFCGLFPVDAADYEHLRDSLAKLALNDSSFHYEAESSAALGFGFRCGFLGLLHLEIIQERLEREFDLDLITTAPSVVYKIHMTDGSTIELHNPADFPDVVKIDRIEEPWIKATIFVPDDYLGPILTLCTERRGEQIELTYVGNRAMVVYRLPLNEVVFDFYDRLKSISRGYASFDYQMEGYVEGDLVKVSILVNAEPVDALSMLVHRSQAEFRGRMICERLKDLIPRQLFKIAIQAAIGGRVIARETVSAMRKDVTAKCYGGDVSRKRKLLDKQKEGKKRMRQFGSVEIPQSAFIAALKMGDN
- a CDS encoding NCS2 family permease, which encodes MLERYFRLSAHGTTVRTEILAGITTFLTMAYIIFVNPAILSDAGMDFGAVFVATCLAAAIGTAIMGLYANYPIALAPGMGLNAYFTYGVVLGMGHTWQVALGAVFLSGVLFIILTILPVREWVINAIPRSLKMAISAGIGLFLGIIALKNAGVVVDHPATLVTLGALSSPPVLLAAAGFILMVALDAKRVPGAIIIAILATTMAGVLLGVTEFKGIASLPPDPSPTFLQLDIAGALQVGLLAVVFAFFFVDLFDTAGTLVGVAHRAGLLDAEGRLPRLKQALMADSVATVAGSTLGTSTTTSYIESAAGIKAGGRTGLTAVTVAVLFLASLFLSPLAGTVPAYATAPALLFVACLMTRGLAELDWEDVTEYVPGVVAALAMPLTFSIAHGIAFGFITYAAIKLLSGRAGEASVMVYILAALFVVKFAVI
- a CDS encoding SRPBCC family protein, giving the protein MTSPILKIDPKLDLVLEREIDVPVELVWKAWTMPEHLKEWFVPKPWSIVACEIDLRPGGTFSTTMRSPEGEEFPNAGCFLEVTPLERLIFTDTLLPGYRPAPKPFFTGALELSRIGSGTRYKAIAIHGDEETRKNHEEMGFHDGWGTVATQMVEYIKAGRVG
- a CDS encoding glutathione S-transferase family protein, producing MIDLYTWPTPNGFKVSILLEELGLPYNVIPVDIGKGAQFDPEYLKLNPNNKMPTIVDSEGPDGKPYTVMESGAILIYLADKHGKFLPKGGEARYDVLQWLMWQMGGIGPMLGQAHHFLQYAPEKIEYAMNRYANEANRLYGVLNKRLQGRDYVAGDYSIADMAIMPWLRYPDRQGVDIEQYPEVKRWRESLETRPAVQKGLAVLAEHRRTGPITDEQRENMFGKKQYEKR
- a CDS encoding 4-hydroxyproline epimerase, with amino-acid sequence MASHSFFCVDAHTCGNPVRVVVGGGPTLKGASMSDYRQDFLTRYDWVRHALMFEPRGHDMMSGSILYKPLREDCDIGWLFIETSGCLPMCGHGTIGTVTVALEQGLVTPRVEGKLSLDVPAGKVDVEYEMDGRFVDKVRLFNVASFLEATDIVIDVPGLGELTVDVSYGGNYYAIVEPQKNYAGLESLSAGEILHYSPIVRRLMQEKLQPVHPENPTINGVSHVMWTGAPRDPKAHGRNAVFYGDKAIDRSPCGTGTSARMAHLAAKGKLRPGDDFVHESIIGSLFEGRVESATSLAGRDAILPSVAGWARITGINTIFVDDRDPYAHGFQVV
- a CDS encoding isochorismatase family protein, with amino-acid sequence MLVYAILIVDMQAGMLAGAPKHDLAGVVARINALTAMVRGSGGRAVWIRHCGQPGDGFEPGSPGWEFLPELLRAPEDAEIGKTLNDAYAGTGLAALLRELTPSRVLVCGWATDFCVDSTVRSTVSHGFAAVVPSDAHTLSDRPHLPAPAVIRHHNWLWSELIADPPVRVLPTNELLAEASPPHQVRG